From a region of the Rhodothermus profundi genome:
- a CDS encoding PorV/PorQ family protein, whose translation MTRIYLVLALLFGGLGEARAQLMPSYGRDRAGTSGFQFLKIAVDARSAALGETVAAGAFDASALFWNPALAAQLENVQVGVGHTAYFVDIRLDYLSLIYPLGWGGVTLGLSLQTLDSGEMPVTTEFEPYGTGETFRFRDLALGVSVAQPLTDLFSYGITARYVRESVAELVTQTLVFDLGIFYRVGDTGVQMAVAIRHFGFDGRPRGRLARPVIDRTSAVAKAPADAKTIATTPKRGVLIETEFETITPPTTFLLGVSYTLLRNHPQHRLVLLGQLTNPNDNAESFNVGAEYAWNHTLMVRIGYRFGVEEFRTPSLGVGFWLPELVTGLRARFDYGFQHLERLGTVHRVGLNLEL comes from the coding sequence ATGACACGGATTTATCTGGTGCTGGCCCTGTTGTTTGGCGGGCTCGGAGAAGCCCGAGCCCAACTCATGCCCTCCTATGGACGGGATCGGGCCGGCACGTCAGGCTTCCAGTTTTTGAAGATTGCCGTGGACGCCCGCTCGGCTGCGCTGGGCGAGACCGTGGCGGCCGGGGCATTCGATGCGTCTGCACTGTTCTGGAACCCGGCGCTGGCGGCTCAGCTCGAAAACGTGCAGGTAGGTGTTGGGCACACAGCCTACTTTGTAGACATTCGGCTCGACTACCTGTCATTAATCTACCCGCTCGGTTGGGGAGGGGTAACCCTGGGACTGAGCCTGCAAACGCTCGACTCGGGCGAGATGCCGGTAACAACTGAATTTGAGCCGTATGGTACCGGCGAGACGTTTCGTTTCCGCGACCTGGCGCTGGGAGTGAGCGTGGCGCAGCCGCTCACCGATCTGTTCAGCTATGGCATAACGGCCCGCTACGTGCGCGAGAGTGTGGCCGAACTGGTAACCCAGACCCTGGTGTTTGACCTGGGCATTTTCTATCGGGTGGGCGATACAGGCGTGCAGATGGCGGTCGCGATCCGACACTTTGGGTTTGATGGACGTCCCCGAGGGCGGCTGGCGCGGCCGGTAATCGACCGAACCAGCGCTGTTGCCAAAGCCCCTGCGGATGCAAAGACCATTGCCACCACGCCTAAACGGGGAGTGTTGATCGAAACGGAGTTCGAAACGATTACGCCGCCCACCACCTTTTTACTGGGCGTCAGCTACACCTTGCTGCGGAATCATCCACAACATCGATTGGTGCTGCTGGGCCAGCTTACCAATCCGAACGACAACGCCGAAAGCTTCAACGTGGGCGCTGAGTATGCCTGGAATCACACTTTGATGGTACGAATAGGCTATCGATTTGGTGTTGAAGAATTTCGCACGCCATCGCTGGGGGTGGGGTTCTGGCTGCCCGAACTGGTGACGGGTCTGCGGGCGCGCTTCGATTATGGCTTTCAACATCTGGAACGGCTCGGTACAGTGCACCGCGTGGGGCTTAACCTGGAGTTATGA
- a CDS encoding TonB-dependent receptor, with product MNRSVSGFRTALLLLVVWASSMELARAQGSIAGTVRDEYGEPLPGVNVIVVGTAFGAATDLEGRFRIDGLRPGEYSVRVSYVGFETKLFTGVRVRDGETTMLDITLREQVVVGEEVVIVGERPLVDVEQSSSAYIVSREQIEAAPLRSVQEVVGQQAGVLQDPTGLYIRGGRAYETGYYVDGVSARDPLAGTGFGLDLGTNAFQEVEVITGGLDARYGDVTSGVVSIRTREGGERLSGSFTHKRDNFGRLNENWDSNFREDIYELTLGGPLGTSRLRFFVAGQVQLSDGFTRQVSDPDSIRSSLVKWNFLLPRTGNRWNGFLKLTYTPWPGLKLQAAYQRSLTVNQNTRMLQVTGNEAVVAPGFQYAFILQPENANTFAHDNVLAYVKASHVINERSFYEIQVSRLFTRLRADANGRRWRPRAVTTELDPRSIVTYPATIFVDENGQPFDPNALFVLPGPGLFNNGGIATRFHDHFAEEWTLLATYTLFSTDRNRRLNAGLELKFNDYQWIDIIRPWVGAPIGSEEAEATGRLGESADIWRVKPRRGALFTTGQVRYRGLILNAGLRLEWWSPGRYVDRLVDDPRAPILETVRQAYKEDTVPFFGLRTKFFLLPRLRVSFPIRENQVLFFNYGRSTRLPHPTFVYAGLDPFYQDRSFFADLGNPNLNPEVDISYELGLRYQVTSNDVLSVTAFWRDKFDFITIENVIIRDPTGRETVRAFRINGDFARVRGLELSYLKRIGNWFLGQLAGSFSRATGLSSTNNDALVQFLARGDIENTFETPLAWDRPLDLKASVTLTYDRPRPLLGLPGLNRLQLFLSTTFRSGQRYTPAEFKGYQTNPFTGEPNWRPIYEIVSDPAARYSRIGAPWWWFDLVLRRRIQLGGNDLELSVEITNLFNQKNSVIINPVTGKAYPDVDPRKTDFTKLRGNRDFDVPINVRDPRYEDPTTSGLPPFNPARFLPPRHVMFGISYVF from the coding sequence ATGAATCGGAGCGTTTCAGGATTCAGGACAGCTTTGCTGTTGCTTGTCGTCTGGGCAAGCAGCATGGAGCTGGCCCGGGCGCAGGGTAGCATTGCGGGTACTGTGCGTGACGAGTATGGCGAGCCGCTGCCCGGTGTGAACGTGATCGTAGTGGGCACTGCGTTCGGCGCAGCCACGGATCTGGAAGGACGTTTTCGAATTGACGGGCTGCGCCCCGGCGAATACTCGGTGCGCGTCTCCTATGTGGGCTTCGAGACAAAGCTCTTTACCGGTGTGCGCGTGCGAGATGGGGAGACGACCATGCTGGACATCACGCTGCGGGAACAGGTCGTAGTGGGTGAGGAAGTGGTTATCGTGGGAGAGCGCCCTCTGGTAGATGTCGAGCAATCATCGAGTGCTTATATCGTTTCGCGCGAGCAGATCGAAGCCGCGCCATTGCGTTCCGTCCAGGAAGTAGTAGGCCAGCAAGCCGGTGTGTTGCAGGACCCGACCGGTCTGTACATTCGCGGAGGCCGCGCCTATGAGACAGGCTATTACGTGGATGGCGTCTCAGCCCGTGATCCACTGGCTGGCACCGGCTTCGGGCTCGATCTGGGCACAAATGCCTTCCAGGAGGTGGAGGTCATCACAGGCGGACTGGATGCCCGCTACGGCGATGTCACCTCGGGCGTCGTCTCCATTCGAACCCGCGAAGGGGGCGAGCGCCTTTCCGGGAGCTTCACGCACAAGCGAGACAACTTTGGCCGGCTAAACGAAAACTGGGATAGTAATTTCCGCGAAGATATCTACGAGCTAACGCTAGGCGGACCGCTCGGCACCAGTCGGCTGCGCTTTTTTGTCGCCGGCCAGGTTCAACTTTCCGATGGGTTTACCCGCCAGGTGTCAGATCCGGACTCTATCCGTTCCTCTCTGGTCAAGTGGAACTTCCTGCTGCCGCGCACAGGCAACCGCTGGAACGGCTTTTTGAAGCTGACCTACACGCCCTGGCCCGGACTGAAATTGCAGGCTGCCTATCAACGCTCGCTGACCGTCAACCAGAACACGCGCATGTTGCAGGTAACAGGCAACGAAGCGGTGGTAGCCCCGGGCTTTCAGTATGCTTTTATCCTGCAGCCGGAAAATGCTAACACGTTTGCGCATGACAATGTGTTGGCCTATGTGAAGGCCTCGCATGTAATCAACGAACGCTCCTTTTACGAAATCCAGGTCAGCCGCCTCTTTACGCGGCTGCGGGCCGATGCAAACGGACGCCGCTGGCGGCCCCGCGCCGTCACCACCGAGCTGGATCCGCGAAGCATCGTTACCTATCCGGCCACCATCTTTGTGGACGAAAATGGCCAGCCCTTCGACCCGAATGCCCTGTTCGTTCTGCCCGGCCCCGGACTCTTCAACAACGGCGGCATCGCTACGCGCTTCCACGACCACTTTGCCGAAGAGTGGACGCTACTGGCTACCTACACCCTGTTCTCGACAGATCGCAACCGGCGGCTGAATGCCGGCCTGGAGCTAAAATTCAACGACTACCAGTGGATCGACATCATTCGACCCTGGGTGGGAGCACCCATTGGCTCGGAAGAAGCTGAGGCTACCGGACGTCTGGGCGAGAGCGCCGACATCTGGCGCGTCAAACCACGCCGGGGCGCCCTCTTTACCACAGGCCAGGTGCGCTACCGAGGCCTCATCCTGAACGCCGGGCTCCGGCTCGAATGGTGGTCGCCCGGCCGGTACGTAGACCGGCTCGTTGACGACCCGCGCGCTCCTATCCTGGAAACGGTACGCCAGGCCTACAAGGAGGATACCGTACCGTTCTTTGGACTCCGCACCAAGTTTTTCCTGCTGCCTCGCCTGCGCGTGTCGTTCCCCATTCGCGAAAACCAGGTGCTCTTTTTTAACTACGGACGCTCAACCCGACTGCCCCATCCCACTTTTGTCTATGCGGGCCTGGACCCGTTCTACCAGGACCGTTCGTTCTTTGCCGATCTGGGCAATCCAAATCTAAACCCAGAGGTAGATATCTCCTACGAACTGGGCCTCCGCTACCAGGTCACCAGCAACGATGTGCTGAGCGTAACGGCCTTCTGGCGAGACAAATTCGATTTTATCACCATTGAAAATGTAATCATTCGAGATCCGACCGGCCGCGAAACCGTGCGGGCCTTCCGCATCAACGGGGATTTTGCCCGCGTGCGCGGCCTGGAGCTCAGCTATCTAAAGCGCATCGGCAACTGGTTCCTGGGACAACTGGCCGGCTCGTTTTCCCGCGCTACCGGGCTGAGCTCGACCAACAACGATGCGCTGGTCCAATTCCTGGCCCGGGGCGACATCGAAAATACCTTTGAAACACCACTGGCCTGGGACCGACCGCTCGACCTGAAAGCAAGCGTTACGCTTACGTACGACCGCCCCAGACCGCTGCTGGGGCTCCCCGGACTGAACCGGCTGCAACTGTTTCTTTCTACCACCTTCCGCAGTGGCCAGCGCTACACCCCGGCCGAATTCAAAGGCTACCAGACGAATCCGTTTACGGGCGAGCCAAACTGGCGCCCGATCTATGAGATCGTCTCGGATCCGGCCGCTCGCTACAGCCGCATCGGAGCGCCCTGGTGGTGGTTCGATCTGGTGCTGCGACGCCGCATCCAACTGGGCGGCAATGACCTGGAGCTTTCGGTCGAAATTACTAATCTGTTTAACCAGAAAAATAGCGTGATTATCAATCCGGTAACCGGAAAGGCCTACCCTGACGTCGATCCCCGAAAAACCGACTTTACGAAGTTACGGGGCAACCGAGACTTCGATGTCCCCATCAATGTGCGGGACCCTCGGTACGAGGACCCGACCACGAGCGGGTTGCCTCCGTTCAATCCGGCGCGTTTCCTGCCGCCGCGTCATGTGATGTTTGGTATTTCGTATGTGTTCTGA
- a CDS encoding T9SS type A sorting domain-containing protein has translation MQRIATFMLLMLGIGLMLPARAQIKDVTVREINQIHPDSLALLKQLGANLDISRIQSLIRSPLTGDTVRFTGVVMSDPLNSGLASLNQDNVPSRLHVFVRDTAAISQGKDGMTIQIVDGSYETTGLKNLTKGDVATFTAVVTYFGHTIQLTPISIEFKGHYTTLGLPDSLLDPVVVTTADLNMNMATGKVQVNWDNFARLNNQYVRIESATILRSTLADQGRPNWLFSSDNGQTFVQADDISLRFRNDRAGYPAEYNRRDPGDPFRPPPPGALINVQGFVVFRGTFEAFDLGAVPPGAMLKLAPFEDTDLEVLESPPAISDVSRPTFVPGNAPVTVTFNVTPDPNRQLAKVELHYYTSSQPDTQIVQAAPAAAKTGQGTLALYQADIPAAPDGDFVVYWIEAEDNTGARVRSDDQYYRVLYNGITQVAHVQETPTGGPGGSPFVGVTTDMNLNVVVQSQPAISGMVAVQDDANLGPWSGILLNLPSTVRDTLQRGDRLHITRAHIRERFGVTELDSVVFTKTSTGDFLGYKLMTTNDLVDPAIAEAHEGMLVRFENVTIINPDEGYGEWSFSSDGTAENKVKADDRSAAIPRDFAASTFQAGDQLAFIQGIWWYSFGEYKLVPEDPATDIGTITDVDPGEALPATFALAPNYPNPFADVTTLRYTLPQTGPVRLEVFDLLGRRVAVVVDGVQPAGMHEVKLDGRHLSNGLYVVRLTTEAGTATRMIVRMK, from the coding sequence ATGCAACGCATTGCTACATTCATGCTGCTGATGCTGGGCATCGGGCTGATGCTGCCAGCTCGTGCTCAAATCAAAGACGTAACCGTGCGGGAGATTAACCAGATTCACCCCGACAGTCTGGCCCTGCTCAAGCAGTTAGGCGCCAACCTTGATATCAGCCGCATTCAAAGCTTGATTCGCTCGCCACTGACCGGCGATACAGTACGGTTCACAGGCGTGGTCATGAGCGACCCGCTTAACTCGGGGCTGGCCAGTCTAAACCAGGATAATGTGCCTTCGCGCCTGCATGTGTTCGTGCGCGACACGGCTGCCATCTCCCAGGGCAAAGATGGCATGACCATCCAGATTGTGGACGGCTCCTACGAAACGACAGGGCTGAAGAACCTGACCAAAGGGGACGTGGCCACCTTCACGGCGGTGGTGACCTACTTTGGCCATACGATTCAGTTGACGCCTATCAGCATTGAGTTCAAAGGGCACTACACTACGCTGGGGTTGCCCGACAGCCTGCTCGATCCGGTGGTGGTTACTACAGCCGATTTGAATATGAACATGGCCACCGGCAAAGTGCAGGTGAACTGGGATAATTTCGCCCGGCTGAATAACCAGTACGTCCGAATCGAAAGCGCTACCATCCTGCGCAGCACGCTGGCGGACCAGGGACGGCCCAACTGGCTATTTTCGAGCGACAACGGTCAGACTTTTGTGCAGGCGGACGACATCTCACTGCGCTTCCGGAACGACCGTGCTGGCTATCCCGCCGAATACAACCGCCGGGATCCCGGCGATCCGTTCCGGCCACCACCGCCCGGGGCGCTGATCAACGTGCAGGGCTTTGTGGTCTTCCGGGGTACGTTCGAAGCGTTTGATCTGGGAGCGGTTCCGCCCGGTGCCATGCTGAAACTGGCACCTTTTGAAGATACCGACCTGGAAGTGCTTGAGTCGCCACCAGCCATTTCCGACGTCAGCCGTCCTACCTTTGTCCCGGGCAATGCACCGGTAACCGTTACCTTTAATGTGACGCCTGACCCGAACCGACAGCTTGCAAAAGTAGAGCTGCACTACTATACCAGTTCGCAACCCGACACCCAGATCGTCCAGGCTGCTCCGGCCGCTGCGAAGACAGGACAGGGCACGCTGGCGCTTTATCAGGCCGACATTCCGGCAGCGCCAGATGGAGATTTTGTGGTCTATTGGATAGAGGCGGAGGACAATACAGGGGCGCGCGTGCGCTCAGACGATCAGTACTACCGCGTCCTCTACAATGGAATCACGCAGGTAGCTCACGTCCAGGAAACGCCTACCGGTGGGCCGGGAGGCAGTCCGTTTGTCGGGGTTACGACGGACATGAACCTGAACGTTGTCGTGCAAAGTCAGCCGGCTATTTCGGGGATGGTAGCCGTGCAGGACGATGCGAATCTGGGACCGTGGTCGGGGATTCTGCTGAACCTGCCCTCGACGGTCCGGGATACGCTGCAGCGGGGTGACCGGCTGCACATCACCCGGGCCCATATCCGGGAGCGGTTCGGGGTAACCGAGCTGGACAGTGTGGTCTTTACGAAAACAAGCACGGGTGATTTTCTGGGCTACAAGCTAATGACCACAAACGATCTGGTCGATCCAGCCATAGCCGAAGCGCATGAAGGAATGCTTGTGCGCTTTGAGAACGTTACCATTATTAATCCGGATGAAGGCTATGGAGAGTGGTCTTTTTCCTCAGATGGAACCGCAGAAAACAAGGTAAAGGCCGACGACCGCTCGGCAGCTATTCCCAGAGACTTTGCGGCAAGCACCTTTCAGGCTGGCGACCAGCTCGCGTTCATCCAGGGGATCTGGTGGTACTCGTTCGGCGAGTACAAGCTCGTGCCCGAAGATCCGGCCACGGATATTGGCACCATCACGGATGTAGATCCGGGCGAGGCGCTACCGGCCACCTTTGCGCTGGCACCGAACTATCCCAACCCCTTTGCCGACGTTACCACGCTGCGTTACACGCTGCCCCAGACCGGACCCGTCCGGCTGGAGGTGTTTGACCTGCTGGGCCGCCGGGTGGCCGTAGTGGTCGACGGCGTGCAGCCAGCCGGCATGCATGAGGTGAAGCTAGACGGCCGGCATCTGTCGAACGGGCTTTATGTGGTGCGCCTGACCACAGAGGCGGGTACGGCGACGCGCATGATCGTCCGTATGAAGTAA